One segment of Schistocerca cancellata isolate TAMUIC-IGC-003103 chromosome 2, iqSchCanc2.1, whole genome shotgun sequence DNA contains the following:
- the LOC126161855 gene encoding uncharacterized protein LOC126161855 isoform X2 produces MRRTLSGSCAIGVFVIALVCVAVAFCAPSWLVSDYRITGAKLNQLGLWSHCFRSLPQPDDEFMRRFFVGCRWIYDPFTTGYDEIQGFLVPGFMIATQFFFTLCFLCILAAFFLVLLYFLCWGPEQTRYILLIIAIGALLMAAGINGGIAVIVFASLGNRNDWMPGQENNFLGWAFGLAVVGVVAAFVSGTLFLVEANIQRKKRKHIQESQSRFEMEHESKA; encoded by the exons ATGAGGCGTACACTATCAGGCTCGTGTGCAATTGGTGTTTTTGTAATTGCGCTTGTCTGTGTTGCTGTGGCATTTTGTGCACCAAGTTGGCTTGTTAGCGATTATAGAATAACCGGTGCGAAGCTGAACCAATTGGGGCTGTGGTCTCATTGTTTTCGGTCCTTACCGCAACCAGATGATGAGTTCATGAGAAGATTTTTTGTTGGATGCAGATGGATATATGACCCATTCACAACTGGTTATGATGAGATACAAGGATTCCTCGTACCAG GTTTCATGATCGCGACACAGTTTTTCTTTACACTCTGTTTCCTATGTATTTTGGCTGCTTTCTTTTTGGTGTTACTTTATTTCCTGTGTTGGGGACCAGAGCAGACacgttatattttattaataattgcCATAGGAGCACTGTTAATGGCAGCAG GTATAAATGGTGGAATAGCTGTAATTGTGTTTGCTTCCCTTGGGAATCGTAATGATTGGATGCCTGGTCAGGAAAATAATTTCCTTGGTTGGGCATTTGGACTGGCAGTTGTAGGTGTTGTAGCAGCTTTTGTCTCAGGAACCTTATTTCTGGTAGAGGCAAACATTCAACGCAAGAAGAGAAAACACATACAGGAATCTCAGTCAAGATTTGAAATGGAGCACGAGTCTAAGGCTTAA
- the LOC126161855 gene encoding uncharacterized protein LOC126161855 isoform X1 translates to MHTVSHNVKMRRTLSGSCAIGVFVIALVCVAVAFCAPSWLVSDYRITGAKLNQLGLWSHCFRSLPQPDDEFMRRFFVGCRWIYDPFTTGYDEIQGFLVPGFMIATQFFFTLCFLCILAAFFLVLLYFLCWGPEQTRYILLIIAIGALLMAAGINGGIAVIVFASLGNRNDWMPGQENNFLGWAFGLAVVGVVAAFVSGTLFLVEANIQRKKRKHIQESQSRFEMEHESKA, encoded by the exons AT GCATACCGTGTCTCACAACGTCAAGATGAGGCGTACACTATCAGGCTCGTGTGCAATTGGTGTTTTTGTAATTGCGCTTGTCTGTGTTGCTGTGGCATTTTGTGCACCAAGTTGGCTTGTTAGCGATTATAGAATAACCGGTGCGAAGCTGAACCAATTGGGGCTGTGGTCTCATTGTTTTCGGTCCTTACCGCAACCAGATGATGAGTTCATGAGAAGATTTTTTGTTGGATGCAGATGGATATATGACCCATTCACAACTGGTTATGATGAGATACAAGGATTCCTCGTACCAG GTTTCATGATCGCGACACAGTTTTTCTTTACACTCTGTTTCCTATGTATTTTGGCTGCTTTCTTTTTGGTGTTACTTTATTTCCTGTGTTGGGGACCAGAGCAGACacgttatattttattaataattgcCATAGGAGCACTGTTAATGGCAGCAG GTATAAATGGTGGAATAGCTGTAATTGTGTTTGCTTCCCTTGGGAATCGTAATGATTGGATGCCTGGTCAGGAAAATAATTTCCTTGGTTGGGCATTTGGACTGGCAGTTGTAGGTGTTGTAGCAGCTTTTGTCTCAGGAACCTTATTTCTGGTAGAGGCAAACATTCAACGCAAGAAGAGAAAACACATACAGGAATCTCAGTCAAGATTTGAAATGGAGCACGAGTCTAAGGCTTAA